A single region of the Oenococcus kitaharae DSM 17330 genome encodes:
- a CDS encoding DUF898 family protein, producing MQQAQTLESRHGRKSFFDGGLAQFIGYKILGAIVTSCTLGICYPWAITMIYGWQAKHTVIEGHRQQFDGSAVELFGMWIKWLLLSICTFGIYAFWVNIKLLDWRARHTYFQN from the coding sequence ATGCAGCAAGCTCAAACTTTAGAATCAAGGCACGGACGTAAATCATTTTTTGATGGCGGACTAGCACAGTTTATTGGCTATAAAATCCTTGGTGCCATTGTTACTTCCTGCACGCTGGGAATATGTTATCCATGGGCTATTACAATGATTTACGGTTGGCAAGCTAAACATACGGTTATCGAGGGACACAGGCAACAGTTTGATGGTTCAGCAGTCGAATTGTTTGGAATGTGGATCAAATGGCTTCTGCTATCAATTTGTACATTTGGAATTTATGCTTTTTGGGTCAATATCAAATTGTTAGATTGGCGTGCTCGGCATACTTATTTTCAAAACTAA
- a CDS encoding site-specific integrase — MASIKKRGNYWQVRVTYKDKGQYKTKNKSGFKFKNDAVIWASKMESGEHDLSETNTTSILFSDYFKQWYETYKLNLENQTLSAYKSTYLLLKKYEPDTLLIDFNRIKFQQLINLYGKDHAINTVRKRKVLIAACLKDAYADKLIKEPVDLRINLVYSNKGKASDLKFLEKEEAHKLIDYCLESHSLSNFLLLTCILSGARFGEISALQSDDMDNKKRTISITKSAEQKTDKIKGPKNETSNRTISMPKVWFDELSKYDFNDQRLFPYTNQSMNRHLKILCDKLNIKSVTIHGLRHTHASLLLANGVSMQYVSKRLGHANLMITEKVYSHLLESKRKEDDAKAMSIF; from the coding sequence ATGGCTTCAATTAAAAAACGTGGCAATTACTGGCAAGTAAGAGTCACCTATAAAGATAAAGGACAGTATAAAACAAAAAATAAATCCGGATTCAAGTTTAAAAATGATGCTGTGATCTGGGCTTCCAAGATGGAATCAGGAGAACACGATTTATCAGAAACAAATACCACTAGTATTCTTTTCTCTGATTATTTTAAGCAATGGTACGAGACTTACAAATTAAATCTAGAAAACCAAACACTATCTGCATATAAGTCGACTTATCTGTTATTAAAGAAATATGAACCAGATACTTTATTGATAGACTTTAACAGAATTAAATTTCAACAATTAATTAACTTATATGGAAAAGATCATGCTATAAATACCGTTCGCAAAAGAAAAGTTTTAATCGCTGCCTGCCTGAAGGACGCTTACGCAGATAAACTAATAAAAGAACCAGTGGATTTGAGGATCAATCTTGTCTACAGCAACAAAGGCAAAGCATCAGACCTGAAATTCCTTGAAAAAGAAGAAGCACACAAATTGATAGATTACTGTCTCGAAAGCCACTCTTTAAGCAATTTTCTACTATTAACTTGTATTCTATCGGGCGCAAGGTTTGGAGAGATTAGCGCTCTGCAATCTGATGATATGGACAATAAAAAGAGAACCATTTCAATCACAAAATCAGCTGAACAAAAGACTGACAAAATAAAGGGCCCGAAGAACGAGACATCTAACAGAACTATTTCAATGCCAAAAGTATGGTTTGATGAATTAAGTAAATACGATTTTAATGACCAAAGATTGTTTCCCTATACAAACCAATCCATGAATCGACATCTTAAGATTTTGTGCGATAAATTGAACATAAAATCAGTGACTATCCACGGTTTAAGGCATACTCATGCAAGCTTGCTTTTAGCAAATGGTGTTTCGATGCAGTATGTAAGCAAAAGATTAGGGCATGCGAATTTAATGATTACAGAAAAAGTTTATTCTCACCTCTTGGAATCAAAAAGAAAAGAAGATGATGCGAAGGCTATGAGCATATTTTAG
- a CDS encoding SHOCT domain-containing protein: MLDSGVITQADFDAKKKQLLGL, from the coding sequence TTGCTTGATTCTGGTGTAATTACTCAAGCTGATTTTGATGCTAAGAAAAAGCAACTACTTGGCTTATAG
- a CDS encoding virulence-associated E family protein, whose protein sequence is MKIVKPQIQALPSDDEIKSLAASPIHDSFHRNMDGSLKANDLTNAKQILSVMLRPFGQTVIKYNDFAEQIEMVYPTDLQIGSFTIHTGAFNDDLISALISYADSQFIYQIRTDLAYQAINDLAHANHYNPLKNYLNEAFHNWDQQDHLTGFMTKWLGVEQTDINVRMFAIWLVGAVTKVFQPTAKFDFVLLLQGAPGTGKTTFFNKLAVRPEWYTDNVSDFKDKDNQAIMLGAWIVNDDEMKASKHTGFEDTKSFITETTLQFRAPYERTSRKYAKNFVIGMTTNDPLPLKDRTGNRRYFVLHPNADKRTADITDPSQTDQLHNEITQLWGQAVSLYRDGYTIFPTKAETKQIESLQNDYLASDDVTDSLDDILAGTTVGTHFSLRELLEQVIVRTDQQYLKPKERTTIRNEINMIMATKPDWQYANWKNKPGYTKMKA, encoded by the coding sequence ATGAAAATTGTCAAGCCACAAATTCAGGCCTTACCGAGCGATGATGAAATCAAGTCATTAGCAGCATCCCCGATTCATGATTCCTTTCATCGCAACATGGACGGTTCGCTGAAAGCCAACGACCTGACCAATGCCAAGCAAATTCTATCTGTGATGCTGCGCCCCTTTGGCCAAACCGTGATTAAATACAATGACTTTGCCGAACAGATCGAAATGGTTTATCCCACAGACTTACAAATCGGTTCATTCACAATTCACACAGGCGCTTTCAATGATGACTTAATAAGTGCTTTAATCTCCTATGCTGATTCACAATTTATCTATCAGATCAGAACTGACCTGGCTTATCAGGCCATTAACGACTTAGCACACGCTAACCATTACAACCCGCTAAAAAACTATCTAAATGAAGCGTTTCATAACTGGGATCAACAAGACCATCTCACAGGCTTTATGACTAAATGGCTAGGCGTGGAACAGACAGACATCAATGTAAGAATGTTTGCTATTTGGCTAGTCGGCGCAGTCACAAAGGTTTTTCAGCCCACAGCTAAATTCGACTTTGTTTTACTTTTGCAGGGTGCTCCTGGCACTGGCAAAACAACCTTCTTCAATAAGTTAGCCGTTCGTCCTGAATGGTATACAGATAATGTCAGCGATTTTAAGGACAAAGACAATCAAGCCATTATGTTAGGTGCTTGGATCGTGAACGATGATGAGATGAAGGCAAGCAAGCATACAGGCTTTGAAGATACGAAGAGTTTTATCACAGAAACAACTTTGCAGTTCAGAGCACCTTATGAAAGAACTTCCCGTAAGTACGCTAAGAACTTTGTTATCGGCATGACGACTAATGACCCGCTACCGTTAAAGGATCGGACTGGTAACCGTAGATACTTTGTTTTACATCCTAACGCTGATAAGCGCACAGCCGATATCACAGACCCTAGTCAAACAGATCAGCTTCATAACGAGATAACACAGCTCTGGGGACAAGCCGTTTCTCTGTATCGTGATGGATATACAATCTTCCCGACCAAAGCCGAAACCAAACAGATCGAAAGTTTGCAAAATGATTATCTGGCAAGCGATGACGTGACAGACAGCTTGGATGATATCTTAGCAGGGACAACAGTCGGTACACACTTCTCGCTAAGAGAATTATTAGAACAGGTTATAGTTCGTACAGATCAGCAATATCTCAAGCCAAAAGAAAGGACAACGATAAGAAATGAAATCAACATGATTATGGCAACTAAACCCGATTGGCAATATGCTAACTGGAAAAATAAACCAGGCTACACAAAAATGAAAGCCTAA
- a CDS encoding LysR family transcriptional regulator → MKRLLALQKVIELRSFSKAALALGYTQSAVSHMVAALEDEFSIKLLYRSHAGIQLTLEGTQVYPLIQNAIRQYQAMQEKVQEIKGLSSGTIRIGTISSISAHWLPVLIQKFQEKYPQVKFILHQGDYTTIPEWVRTNQADFGFISPDALPNTAVQFVKSGALRAVLPLNHPLAQRKFVTLTDLVSEPFLELEEGSYSEPISAFKAANLDPHVKIRIHDDYSILSMIELGLGVSILPELVLQKTAYQVAILPVQPELTRKIGIISQKSAMLPIASQFFIDFIMENVDILP, encoded by the coding sequence ATGAAACGCCTCTTAGCTTTGCAGAAAGTCATTGAACTTCGCAGCTTTTCCAAAGCGGCTTTAGCGCTTGGTTATACCCAATCAGCTGTTAGTCATATGGTTGCTGCATTGGAAGATGAGTTTTCAATTAAGTTGCTTTATCGGTCACATGCAGGAATTCAGTTAACTTTAGAGGGCACACAAGTGTACCCTTTAATCCAAAACGCCATTCGCCAATACCAAGCGATGCAAGAAAAGGTGCAGGAAATCAAAGGATTAAGTTCTGGGACCATTAGAATTGGGACAATTTCGAGTATTTCAGCCCATTGGTTACCGGTATTAATTCAAAAATTCCAAGAAAAATATCCACAAGTTAAGTTCATTTTGCATCAAGGTGACTACACAACTATTCCTGAGTGGGTGAGAACTAATCAAGCTGATTTCGGTTTTATTAGTCCCGATGCCCTACCAAATACCGCAGTTCAATTTGTTAAATCAGGTGCTTTAAGAGCGGTGCTACCCCTTAATCACCCCTTAGCACAAAGAAAATTTGTGACCTTGACTGATCTGGTCTCTGAACCCTTTTTAGAATTAGAAGAGGGTTCTTATAGTGAACCCATATCTGCTTTTAAGGCCGCTAATTTAGATCCACATGTCAAAATTAGAATACATGATGATTATTCTATTCTCTCTATGATTGAATTGGGCTTAGGTGTAAGCATCCTACCCGAACTTGTTTTACAAAAAACAGCGTACCAAGTTGCTATTTTACCAGTCCAACCCGAACTAACCCGAAAGATTGGTATTATTAGTCAAAAATCAGCCATGTTACCCATTGCCAGCCAGTTTTTTATTGACTTTATCATGGAAAATGTTGATATATTACCCTAA
- a CDS encoding tyrosine-type recombinase/integrase, whose protein sequence is MTMKIRSKTLKNGLKSYYFRIVLNGKPTMKSGYISNKEAVNAYRAYKVAEANGQLESQQVKRIKFNELAKEWLTMKAKDVKPSTYKKIEERYKLHIQPYFKGMYLDELTPIKAQQFVNGLAAKLVGYTDSLDIVNQVYKKAVQYGYVKDNPFANVDKPRAKKAPSSISVKFYDVEQLRRFLNSAYQLYSKDHYSRYLFFRLLAFTGMRKGEALALSWEDVDLADKTLSISKTVVTTTNGELISEAPKTKAGNRLMTLDDDTIAVLAEWKLRQHELYQALGYGSSPCEFVFNSSVNSFVTLGKPRQWCRAVAKAADLPPIIIHGFRHTYATLAVQSGMDIKQLQYQLGHRDVHTTLQIYAEVTNQQKKETASIFANFVNESNIKSNTGKP, encoded by the coding sequence ATGACAATGAAAATTAGAAGTAAAACATTGAAAAACGGACTGAAGTCCTATTATTTTAGAATCGTCTTGAATGGCAAGCCAACCATGAAAAGCGGTTATATCAGCAATAAAGAGGCTGTAAACGCCTATCGGGCGTATAAAGTGGCGGAAGCTAACGGCCAATTAGAAAGCCAGCAAGTTAAGCGAATCAAGTTTAATGAGCTTGCTAAAGAATGGCTAACCATGAAAGCTAAAGATGTGAAGCCATCCACTTACAAGAAAATTGAAGAGCGCTATAAGCTGCATATTCAACCTTATTTCAAGGGGATGTATCTAGACGAACTCACGCCGATCAAAGCCCAGCAGTTTGTTAATGGACTTGCAGCTAAGTTAGTCGGTTATACCGACTCTTTAGATATCGTGAATCAGGTCTATAAAAAGGCTGTGCAGTATGGCTATGTGAAAGACAACCCCTTTGCTAACGTGGATAAACCGAGAGCTAAAAAAGCACCATCTAGCATCTCTGTGAAGTTCTATGATGTCGAACAACTCAGACGGTTTCTAAACAGTGCTTATCAGCTATATTCCAAAGACCATTATAGCCGATACTTATTCTTCAGACTCTTAGCTTTTACGGGCATGCGAAAAGGCGAGGCCTTGGCTTTAAGCTGGGAAGATGTGGACTTGGCTGATAAAACACTGTCGATCTCTAAGACGGTAGTCACGACTACAAACGGCGAACTGATCTCTGAAGCGCCAAAGACTAAAGCGGGCAACCGATTAATGACGCTTGATGATGATACGATTGCTGTTTTGGCTGAATGGAAGCTCAGGCAGCACGAACTGTATCAGGCGCTTGGTTACGGTTCATCCCCGTGTGAGTTTGTCTTTAATAGCTCGGTTAATTCCTTTGTGACTTTAGGCAAACCGAGGCAATGGTGTCGGGCAGTGGCTAAAGCGGCTGATTTACCGCCGATCATTATTCATGGCTTTCGGCATACTTATGCGACCTTAGCGGTGCAGTCAGGCATGGATATCAAGCAACTCCAGTACCAGCTTGGCCATCGTGATGTGCATACCACCTTACAGATTTATGCAGAAGTGACGAATCAGCAGAAGAAAGAAACGGCTAGTATTTTTGCTAATTTCGTTAACGAAAGTAATATTAAAAGTAATACCGGAAAGCCTTGA
- a CDS encoding helix-turn-helix domain-containing protein, which produces MSEKEPSFTGKKIEKLRHKMGISQGKLVKRFNDLHIAEGHSQPLTLTDKAVSNWEKGQNRVDGKYIRGLSQIFDRPPYELLFDADELIKPIKLCLDMYLEKLNDVDFNEYADYSEHEFDYIFEDLSVKKRKIIQRNIEGIFGLVGEFDVNTYFLINDFRFLKTPESIQFVKNQLKDEAYKRLDVIKVSMYGWSKKDEVSDMQSFNGDNPFDAYISRKMHRIFSLGIFAPYFLDMARITSNYIGFLKFMSSCGLGNDGTENIHYSSLDKDQNGDYFTYIGSRVPNFEVSYYHSFKKIMLETKQQLQKNFRDIFELQKKEDYHKIIESLEQTEKRLDNISDKVDENDISRALHEAYLSEKDNS; this is translated from the coding sequence ATGTCTGAGAAAGAGCCATCATTTACAGGAAAAAAAATTGAAAAGTTGCGCCATAAAATGGGCATTTCACAGGGAAAACTTGTTAAGCGCTTTAATGATTTGCATATTGCTGAAGGTCATAGCCAGCCTCTAACTTTGACTGACAAAGCTGTTTCTAACTGGGAGAAGGGTCAAAATCGTGTAGATGGCAAATATATTCGAGGACTATCTCAAATTTTCGATAGACCGCCGTATGAACTTTTATTTGACGCTGATGAATTAATCAAGCCGATCAAACTATGTCTTGATATGTATTTAGAAAAACTAAATGATGTTGATTTTAATGAGTATGCGGATTATTCAGAACATGAGTTTGATTATATTTTTGAAGATTTGAGTGTTAAAAAAAGAAAAATCATTCAAAGGAATATTGAGGGGATTTTTGGACTAGTCGGCGAATTTGATGTAAATACCTACTTTTTGATTAATGATTTTAGGTTTCTGAAAACTCCAGAATCTATACAGTTTGTTAAAAACCAATTAAAAGATGAAGCATACAAACGCTTAGATGTTATTAAAGTATCTATGTATGGGTGGTCAAAAAAAGATGAAGTATCTGACATGCAATCATTTAATGGTGATAATCCCTTTGACGCCTATATATCGCGAAAAATGCATCGGATTTTTTCTTTAGGGATTTTTGCACCATATTTTCTTGACATGGCGCGTATAACAAGTAATTACATTGGTTTTCTTAAATTCATGTCATCTTGTGGATTAGGGAACGATGGTACAGAAAATATACATTATTCATCTTTAGATAAGGACCAGAACGGCGATTATTTCACTTACATAGGGAGCCGAGTACCAAATTTTGAAGTCAGCTATTACCATAGTTTCAAAAAAATTATGTTGGAAACAAAACAGCAATTACAAAAAAATTTTAGAGATATATTCGAGTTACAAAAAAAAGAAGATTATCACAAGATAATCGAAAGCCTAGAACAAACAGAGAAAAGGCTAGACAATATTAGCGATAAAGTTGATGAAAATGATATTTCAAGGGCTTTGCATGAGGCTTACTTATCAGAGAAAGACAACTCTTAA
- a CDS encoding YbaK/EbsC family protein, whose protein sequence is MSYQTAKQYFDQLGLAERVTHLDESSATVLEAAQALNCEPAHIAKTLSFLVNEQPILVVMAGDTKVDNHKFKTEFRQRPRMMPGAQVEDAIGHAPGGVCPFVTKPGVKIFLDASLKRFATIYPGGGDDHSAVKLSLDELEKYIDVERWVDVCKGWLVNA, encoded by the coding sequence ATGTCTTACCAAACTGCCAAACAATATTTTGATCAACTAGGACTCGCCGAACGGGTGACCCACCTAGATGAATCGAGTGCCACTGTTTTAGAAGCTGCCCAGGCTTTGAACTGTGAACCAGCGCATATTGCCAAAACACTTTCTTTTTTAGTCAATGAACAACCAATTTTGGTGGTCATGGCTGGAGACACGAAAGTCGATAATCACAAGTTCAAAACTGAATTTCGACAACGACCACGAATGATGCCGGGGGCTCAAGTTGAAGATGCAATTGGACATGCGCCCGGCGGAGTTTGCCCCTTTGTTACTAAACCAGGAGTGAAGATTTTTTTAGACGCGTCGTTGAAACGTTTTGCAACCATTTATCCAGGTGGTGGTGACGATCACAGTGCTGTTAAATTATCACTAGATGAGCTTGAAAAATACATTGATGTCGAACGATGGGTTGATGTATGTAAGGGTTGGTTAGTGAACGCGTAA
- a CDS encoding helix-turn-helix domain-containing protein — translation MLKEKIVAFSELISKKRKELGMTQEQVAQLLHVNRQAVSNWERGKNYPDLDVLIELSRAYDLSLDLLIKGDVGILKKVKEDAQELRRQRKIRKLEFSLLTVTLLLIVIPVSFNLFKVHNIWNSHLINALLFVLVMFVMIASWVLYRFIYPGPINKNAPIFVPKQIGIGLTINPQNPIGLIIWILLMIVLIIIFVPRIF, via the coding sequence ATGTTGAAGGAGAAAATCGTGGCCTTTAGCGAACTTATTTCTAAGAAAAGAAAAGAGCTGGGGATGACTCAAGAACAAGTAGCTCAACTGCTCCACGTTAATCGCCAGGCCGTTTCGAACTGGGAGAGGGGCAAAAATTATCCCGATTTGGATGTTCTGATTGAATTGAGTCGGGCCTATGATCTGTCTCTGGATTTATTAATTAAAGGAGATGTGGGTATTTTGAAAAAAGTCAAAGAAGATGCACAAGAACTTCGTCGTCAAAGGAAAATTAGAAAGCTGGAATTTTCGTTACTGACTGTGACCCTGCTTTTGATTGTCATTCCTGTATCGTTCAATTTATTTAAGGTGCACAATATTTGGAATTCTCATTTGATAAACGCGCTACTTTTCGTACTGGTCATGTTTGTCATGATTGCTTCTTGGGTACTTTACCGTTTTATCTATCCAGGTCCCATCAATAAAAACGCGCCAATATTTGTGCCGAAACAAATCGGCATTGGTTTGACAATTAACCCGCAGAACCCGATCGGCCTGATCATTTGGATTCTGCTGATGATTGTGTTAATTATTATCTTTGTACCGAGGATTTTTTAA
- a CDS encoding conjugal transfer protein TrbL family protein, whose protein sequence is MKNLDFHPVLASFLGDKISEAINDWLKGVFTAVMNFMTSGCRAVFDQIDQHESVLDQWYGIFLTFATSLVVVVVLGRIIGTLLKEADESTDVTWANIVMDSLKSAAAIPVMVFLQGFLLKAIVFPLGKFMFSMNSNYTASMITGSKNIAGTLAIGSVMSLILLGFFAIVTVFFFFKMCIFMADMAWFYLTIPFAAISIATETWDYSGTWWKKLIYLNASMLSQILSMTLCVWGVTHWVSNGIGAFALSLGMGWLVLHTPKAIEDFWSSTGATKAGLTGAMRMLKSKMSTS, encoded by the coding sequence ATGAAAAATCTTGATTTTCACCCGGTTTTAGCAAGTTTCTTAGGCGATAAAATTTCAGAAGCAATTAATGACTGGCTTAAGGGTGTTTTTACAGCTGTTATGAATTTCATGACTTCTGGCTGTCGCGCTGTCTTTGATCAAATTGATCAACATGAGTCCGTTTTAGATCAATGGTATGGCATCTTCCTTACCTTCGCGACTTCCTTAGTGGTCGTGGTTGTCTTGGGAAGAATTATAGGAACTTTGCTAAAAGAAGCTGACGAAAGTACCGATGTTACTTGGGCCAACATTGTGATGGACAGTCTTAAATCAGCCGCTGCCATTCCTGTCATGGTCTTTTTACAAGGCTTTTTACTTAAAGCAATCGTGTTTCCACTTGGTAAGTTTATGTTTTCAATGAACAGCAACTATACAGCTTCAATGATTACGGGTTCAAAAAACATCGCCGGTACACTGGCCATTGGTTCAGTTATGTCACTTATCCTATTAGGATTTTTTGCGATTGTGACTGTCTTCTTCTTCTTTAAAATGTGCATTTTTATGGCGGATATGGCCTGGTTTTATTTAACCATTCCATTTGCAGCAATCAGTATCGCAACCGAGACATGGGATTATAGTGGCACCTGGTGGAAAAAATTAATCTACCTAAACGCGTCTATGCTCTCACAAATTTTGTCAATGACTTTATGCGTTTGGGGGGTTACCCATTGGGTTAGCAACGGAATTGGCGCTTTTGCTTTATCACTTGGTATGGGTTGGCTAGTCTTGCATACACCGAAAGCTATCGAAGATTTTTGGAGTTCAACCGGCGCTACCAAAGCTGGTTTAACTGGGGCAATGAGAATGCTAAAAAGTAAAATGAGCACTAGTTAG
- a CDS encoding PhzF family phenazine biosynthesis protein encodes MTKSYVVDAFTDKVFKGNPAAVLFLPKYPSDQLMQNIAMENKLSETAFAVKQDATHYDLRWFTPGGEIDLCGHATLATGFLVFKYAAPETGDTVTFKTKSGDLTVTKKGELYEMNFPSYDLKQVPVTKEMTQAFGAQPEAAYLSRDLLCVFPDGTDIEQLNLNMDKLSHLDGLLQHATVASDQYDCASRSFGPKLAVPEDPVCGSGHCHIVPYWAKRLGKNKLTAYQASPRSGVLYCDYQGSRTLLSGQAALYSVSEIYV; translated from the coding sequence ATGACCAAGAGTTATGTTGTTGATGCTTTTACAGATAAAGTTTTTAAAGGAAATCCAGCAGCGGTGTTGTTTTTGCCCAAATATCCCAGCGACCAATTAATGCAAAATATTGCGATGGAAAACAAATTATCCGAAACTGCCTTTGCTGTTAAACAAGATGCTACTCATTATGATTTACGGTGGTTTACCCCAGGTGGTGAAATTGATCTATGTGGGCATGCGACTTTAGCAACCGGTTTTTTAGTCTTTAAATATGCGGCTCCTGAAACTGGTGATACCGTCACCTTTAAAACCAAAAGTGGTGATTTAACGGTGACTAAGAAGGGAGAATTATATGAAATGAACTTTCCTTCTTATGACTTGAAACAGGTACCAGTCACTAAAGAAATGACTCAAGCGTTTGGCGCGCAACCAGAGGCCGCCTATTTAAGTAGAGATCTTTTATGTGTTTTCCCTGATGGCACTGATATTGAACAACTGAATCTCAATATGGATAAATTGAGTCACTTAGATGGTTTATTGCAGCATGCGACAGTTGCCAGCGATCAATATGATTGTGCTTCCCGCTCCTTTGGTCCCAAATTAGCGGTACCAGAAGATCCAGTTTGTGGCAGTGGTCACTGTCATATTGTGCCTTATTGGGCTAAGCGCTTAGGTAAAAACAAGTTAACGGCCTATCAAGCTTCACCACGGTCAGGAGTCTTATATTGTGACTATCAGGGTTCACGGACGTTGTTAAGTGGTCAAGCTGCCCTTTATTCGGTGAGTGAGATTTACGTTTAA
- a CDS encoding PBECR4 domain-containing protein has product MKRRSFTNFIRYSDTLHSLRSGQRFFEDTFLNQTITYFYKDKIGNDRALAVKFKENQFMHLLGLKYSKGAQSFWNDLKKCNLDFSELTPVHGNIDILKNKIHMLDFLPEVVSLQCRIVYQYHTYRLVADYLIRSDKETLAIATKAFDGSNQIMESLLDISSTRKTGFQIKRGFDINRIIFLNNKTGLIKIVQ; this is encoded by the coding sequence ATGAAAAGAAGATCATTTACTAATTTCATTAGATATAGCGACACATTGCATAGTTTGAGATCTGGACAACGTTTTTTTGAAGATACTTTTCTGAATCAAACGATTACTTATTTTTACAAGGACAAAATTGGTAACGACCGAGCGCTTGCAGTTAAATTTAAAGAAAATCAATTCATGCACCTACTAGGATTGAAATATTCAAAGGGAGCACAATCTTTTTGGAATGATCTAAAAAAATGCAATTTAGATTTTAGTGAGTTAACGCCGGTTCATGGCAACATTGATATTTTAAAGAATAAGATTCATATGTTAGATTTTTTGCCTGAAGTTGTTTCCTTGCAATGTCGAATTGTTTATCAATATCATACATACCGTTTAGTTGCGGATTATTTAATTAGATCTGACAAAGAGACGTTGGCTATTGCCACCAAAGCTTTCGATGGATCTAACCAAATTATGGAGTCGTTATTAGATATTTCATCGACCAGAAAAACGGGCTTTCAAATTAAACGTGGCTTTGATATTAACCGAATTATCTTTTTGAACAACAAAACAGGCCTAATTAAAATTGTTCAATAG
- a CDS encoding aspartate/glutamate racemase family protein has protein sequence MKKLGIIGGIGPEATVNYYLDVIKGTQKTLGTNKQLPEIVINSINMYHMFDLLEQKDYLAVVAYLVKAVNELQAAGADFGLMCGNTPHIVFDQIQQQTSLPLLSIVTTALKRAQSSHLSRLALLGTKFTMQNTFFSQPFIDAGIKVVLPNPDEQTWLHQKIVDELENGVVKRETKQQLLKMTQRLIQQYQLDGLILGCTELPLILQPTDFSIAVLDIAKIHIETAIQTSLN, from the coding sequence ATGAAAAAGTTAGGTATCATTGGCGGAATTGGTCCCGAAGCAACAGTTAATTATTATTTAGATGTGATCAAGGGAACCCAAAAAACCTTAGGAACCAATAAGCAGCTACCAGAAATCGTTATTAACAGTATTAATATGTATCATATGTTTGACTTACTAGAGCAAAAAGATTATCTCGCCGTTGTTGCTTATCTAGTCAAAGCGGTCAATGAGTTACAAGCCGCTGGCGCTGATTTTGGTTTAATGTGTGGCAATACGCCACACATTGTCTTTGATCAAATTCAACAACAAACTTCATTACCATTATTAAGCATTGTCACAACGGCTTTAAAACGAGCACAAAGCTCACACTTAAGCCGCTTAGCTCTTTTAGGCACCAAATTTACGATGCAAAATACATTCTTTAGCCAACCGTTTATTGATGCTGGTATTAAGGTGGTTTTGCCAAATCCTGACGAACAAACTTGGTTACATCAAAAAATTGTTGATGAATTGGAAAACGGCGTCGTTAAAAGAGAAACTAAGCAACAATTACTAAAAATGACACAACGGTTAATTCAACAATATCAATTAGATGGTTTGATTCTCGGTTGTACAGAGCTTCCTTTGATTCTTCAGCCAACTGATTTCTCTATCGCAGTTTTGGATATTGCCAAAATCCACATTGAAACGGCCATTCAAACTAGCTTAAATTAA